A single genomic interval of Nocardioides nitrophenolicus harbors:
- a CDS encoding TadA family conjugal transfer-associated ATPase: MIGDPDVSGLVEDVRARLARTPGELGPHRVADALRAAGRPVGDATVLAVYEALRRDVIGAGPLEPLLGLPGVTDVLVNGPGPVRIDRGHGVEATEVVLASEESCRRLAQRLVAGGGRRLDDAAPWADVRLPDGTRCHALLAPLAQPGTAISLRIPRRGGFGLAELHAAGMLSDAGVELVRRVVDARLSFLVTGGTGSGKTTLLAALLGAVDPGERIVVVEDAAELRPDHPQLVGLEARPANLEGAGAVALRDLVRQALRMRPDRLVVGEVRDAAVVDLLAAMNTGHEGGCGTLHANSAADVPARIEALALGAGLPREAAHSQLVAGLDVVLHLRRDRGSGRRRLGELGVVVGAAGGLARTEVAVAFDTAGAPSAGPGSGRLRDLLDGSR, encoded by the coding sequence GTGATCGGCGATCCCGACGTCTCCGGCCTGGTGGAGGACGTGCGTGCCCGTCTGGCCCGCACGCCGGGCGAGCTCGGCCCGCACCGGGTCGCCGACGCGCTGCGCGCCGCTGGTCGTCCGGTCGGCGACGCGACGGTGCTCGCGGTCTACGAGGCGTTGCGTCGCGACGTGATCGGCGCGGGTCCGCTGGAGCCGCTGCTCGGGCTGCCGGGCGTCACCGACGTCCTGGTCAATGGTCCCGGGCCGGTGCGGATCGACCGGGGCCACGGCGTGGAGGCGACCGAGGTCGTCCTGGCCAGCGAGGAGTCCTGCCGTCGCCTGGCGCAGCGACTGGTGGCCGGCGGTGGCCGACGGCTCGACGACGCCGCTCCCTGGGCCGACGTCCGGCTGCCCGACGGCACCCGCTGTCACGCGCTGCTCGCTCCGCTCGCCCAGCCCGGCACCGCCATCTCGCTGCGGATCCCGCGCCGCGGCGGCTTCGGCCTGGCCGAGCTGCACGCCGCCGGCATGCTCAGCGACGCCGGAGTCGAGCTGGTCCGGCGGGTGGTCGACGCCCGGCTCTCGTTCCTCGTGACCGGGGGCACCGGCAGCGGCAAGACCACGCTGCTGGCCGCGCTCCTCGGCGCCGTCGATCCGGGCGAGCGGATCGTGGTCGTCGAGGACGCCGCCGAGCTGCGCCCGGACCATCCCCAGCTGGTCGGCCTCGAGGCGCGCCCGGCCAACCTGGAGGGCGCCGGCGCGGTCGCGCTGCGCGACCTGGTCCGCCAGGCGCTGCGGATGCGTCCTGACCGTCTCGTCGTCGGCGAGGTCCGCGACGCCGCCGTGGTCGATCTCCTCGCCGCGATGAACACGGGCCACGAGGGCGGGTGCGGCACCCTCCACGCCAACTCCGCCGCCGACGTCCCTGCCCGCATCGAGGCGCTCGCCCTCGGCGCCGGCCTGCCTCGTGAGGCTGCCCACAGCCAGCTGGTCGCCGGCCTCGACGTCGTCCTTCACCTCCGCCGTGACCGAGGCTCCGGCCGCCGCCGGCTCGGCGAGCTCGGGGTGGTCGTCGGAGCGGCGGGCGGTCTCGCCCGGACCGAGGTCGCGGTCGCCTTCGACACCGCCGGCGCACCCAGCGCCGGCCCGGGCTCCGGCCGGCTCCGCGACCTGCTCGACGGGAGCCGGTGA
- the ssd gene encoding septum site-determining protein Ssd yields MTHNRPSPTPHARPADVPPLVVTADDDLLAELLPLAAAADVAPTIARDPLTALVSWSHAPVVLVGADLAAAMVQVAPEPRPRSYVVSGPRPPDQLFRTTLDLGAENVLEVPACAGWLVELLADLTERQPDRARVIGVIGGTGGAGATTFACALGQWAARSGDAVVVDCDSQGPGLDRMLGLERCEGFRWDALCQTTGRLSARSLREALPRRGSLGVLSWYVGGRPQSLQAFAVREALSAARRGHQVVVVDLPRSPDPLIDEVAARCDELLVVTLGSVVGVAGAARMRARFLDHAAPGVVLRGESFAAAEVARAVGLPVRVQMRDQRALAESVDLGFGPLRSLRGPLARAAAQVLDTPAVGIAA; encoded by the coding sequence ATGACCCACAACCGACCCAGTCCGACCCCGCACGCCCGTCCCGCGGACGTGCCTCCCCTGGTGGTGACCGCCGATGACGACCTGCTGGCCGAGCTGCTGCCGCTCGCCGCCGCGGCCGACGTGGCCCCGACGATCGCGCGCGACCCGCTGACCGCCCTGGTCTCGTGGAGCCACGCGCCGGTCGTCCTCGTCGGCGCCGACCTCGCGGCCGCGATGGTCCAGGTCGCCCCCGAGCCCCGTCCGCGCAGCTATGTCGTCAGCGGTCCCCGTCCGCCCGACCAGCTGTTCCGCACCACGCTCGACCTCGGCGCCGAGAACGTCCTCGAGGTGCCCGCCTGCGCCGGCTGGCTGGTGGAGCTGCTCGCCGACCTCACCGAACGCCAGCCCGACCGCGCCCGGGTGATCGGGGTGATCGGCGGCACGGGCGGCGCGGGCGCGACCACCTTCGCCTGCGCCCTCGGCCAGTGGGCCGCCCGCTCCGGCGACGCCGTCGTCGTCGACTGCGACTCGCAGGGGCCCGGTCTCGATCGGATGCTCGGCCTCGAGCGGTGCGAGGGCTTCCGCTGGGACGCGCTGTGCCAGACCACCGGCCGGCTCTCCGCGCGCTCGCTGCGCGAGGCCCTGCCGCGGCGGGGGAGTCTGGGCGTGCTGTCGTGGTACGTCGGCGGGCGGCCCCAGAGCCTGCAGGCGTTCGCGGTGCGCGAGGCGCTGTCGGCCGCCCGTCGCGGGCACCAGGTCGTCGTCGTCGACCTGCCCCGCTCGCCCGACCCGTTGATCGACGAGGTCGCCGCCCGCTGCGACGAGCTGCTCGTGGTGACCCTCGGCAGCGTCGTCGGAGTGGCCGGCGCCGCTCGGATGCGCGCCCGGTTCCTCGACCACGCCGCCCCCGGCGTCGTGCTGCGCGGCGAGTCCTTCGCCGCGGCGGAGGTCGCGCGGGCGGTGGGGCTGCCGGTGCGCGTCCAGATGCGCGACCAGCGTGCGCTCGCGGAGTCGGTGGACCTCGGCTTCGGGCCGCTGCGCTCGCTGCGCGGTCCGCTGGCGCGGGCTGCGGCGCAGGTCCTCGACACGCCCGCCGTCGGGATCGCGGCGTGA